From the Gammaproteobacteria bacterium genome, one window contains:
- the glcE gene encoding glycolate oxidase subunit GlcE — MSSIADVDIEAELTSQIVAVAATGGEIEIIGGGSKRFYGESFEALPVDISGHSGIIDYDPAELVITLRAGCKLRDVEALLAEHRQMFGFEPPCYGRDATIGGMVASGLAGPRRAFAGGIRDFVLGVKILDGHGEINHFGGRVIKNVAGFDVSRLMVGSLGTLGVILEVSIRVIPIYETELTLAYEHGSADQHIRWINELGSQPFPISASSWVAGRSLLRLSGSAQGVQQAVGQLGGDAADFSWSELKEQTLDFFDVEQPLTRISLPPASLDWLGEATQLIEWGGAQRWLRGEVDISSLRNEAGGMSGSVCAFRGHGIDVPVFHPLSPAMLKLQRNLKSSFDPAGIFNPGRIYPGL; from the coding sequence ATGAGCTCGATCGCCGATGTCGATATCGAAGCGGAACTCACGAGCCAAATCGTAGCAGTCGCCGCTACCGGCGGCGAAATTGAAATTATCGGTGGCGGCAGTAAACGCTTCTATGGCGAGTCTTTCGAGGCCCTGCCGGTCGACATCTCGGGTCATAGCGGGATAATCGACTACGATCCCGCCGAGCTGGTCATCACGCTGCGCGCCGGTTGCAAGCTGCGCGACGTCGAGGCGCTGCTGGCCGAGCACCGGCAAATGTTTGGCTTCGAGCCGCCTTGCTATGGTCGGGATGCGACCATCGGCGGCATGGTTGCGAGCGGCCTGGCCGGCCCTCGTCGGGCTTTCGCCGGCGGTATTCGGGATTTTGTGCTCGGCGTTAAGATTCTCGATGGTCATGGCGAAATCAATCATTTCGGCGGGCGCGTCATCAAGAACGTCGCGGGTTTCGATGTATCGCGATTGATGGTCGGCTCGCTCGGCACACTGGGCGTCATCCTGGAGGTTTCAATCCGGGTCATTCCGATTTATGAAACTGAATTGACGCTTGCCTATGAGCATGGTAGCGCCGACCAACATATCCGGTGGATTAATGAGCTCGGCTCGCAACCTTTCCCGATTTCGGCCTCTTCGTGGGTTGCCGGGCGTAGCCTGTTGCGTTTGTCGGGTAGTGCGCAAGGGGTGCAGCAGGCAGTGGGCCAGCTTGGTGGAGATGCGGCAGATTTCAGCTGGAGCGAGTTGAAAGAGCAAACCCTGGATTTCTTCGATGTAGAGCAACCGTTAACCCGGATTTCGTTGCCGCCGGCGAGTCTCGACTGGCTGGGCGAGGCGACGCAGTTAATCGAATGGGGCGGTGCACAGCGCTGGCTACGAGGTGAGGTTGATATTTCATCGTTGCGCAATGAAGCGGGGGGTATGAGCGGCAGCGTCTGTGCATTTCGAGGGCATGGCATCGACGTGCCGGTATTCCATCCACTATCCCCGGCGATGCTGAAACTGCAGCGCAACCTCAAGTCCAGTTTTGATCCAGCCGGAATCTTTAATCCGGGCAGGATTTACCCGGGCCTCTAA
- a CDS encoding ABC transporter substrate-binding protein, with product MKRFNSKKLGLAVCAGFALSVLQLGLGSQAFAMDCPAATVADPKGVPAGKYPQQYDLAEFESLAKCKLSFKANPDIAKLNKRIRGNPDLPPLEQRIPEEPLVVAPYDSIGKYGGVFDMLSNATEAGTSDFLAVRHVNLVRYSDDLQTIVPNVAKGWEWNDDYTQLTFFLRKGHKWSDGHPFTAEDVEYWYENLSLNPNVFEKPKNYVLVADKPMTVDVIDPQTVRFNLPAPKPGLLVHFANSYAQGFQPKHFLGKWDPELNPDADKMAKAAGFENGLEVLSNYYGNSDWTDTPTPMLRSPDKAANLPADTMPTLESHILISESTEGRHLVANPYFFQVDTAGNQLPYVSEQDEIFVNEDEVRLLKLVNAEADFKAQSLQLSTAPLLLENQEKGNYTVHLRPEVTMTTLGINMTHEDLEKRKVFADLRFRQALSVAINRNEINEAAFFGMGEGKQYVGFTDSPPFVDDKWKQYYAQHDPKLANKLLDEIGLKDRDGDGFRELPNGDKLVINLQFSVQGVAAALMELVGQHWGAVGIQSTVKE from the coding sequence ATGAAACGTTTTAACTCTAAAAAATTAGGGCTGGCCGTGTGCGCAGGATTTGCGCTCTCGGTATTACAGCTTGGACTCGGTTCCCAGGCTTTTGCCATGGACTGTCCGGCGGCAACTGTAGCCGATCCAAAAGGAGTCCCCGCGGGAAAATACCCGCAACAGTATGACCTTGCCGAGTTCGAATCACTGGCCAAGTGCAAGCTGTCATTTAAAGCCAATCCCGACATTGCAAAATTGAACAAGCGCATCCGCGGTAATCCCGATTTACCGCCGCTGGAGCAGCGCATCCCGGAAGAGCCGCTGGTAGTTGCGCCCTATGACAGCATCGGTAAATATGGCGGAGTCTTTGACATGTTGTCGAATGCAACCGAGGCCGGTACCTCCGACTTCCTCGCGGTTCGTCACGTCAACCTGGTGCGTTATTCCGATGACCTGCAGACTATCGTTCCGAATGTCGCCAAGGGCTGGGAATGGAATGATGATTACACCCAGTTAACCTTCTTCCTGCGCAAGGGTCACAAGTGGTCCGACGGCCATCCGTTCACCGCGGAAGATGTCGAATACTGGTATGAAAATCTTTCGTTGAATCCCAATGTATTCGAAAAGCCGAAAAACTACGTGCTGGTTGCCGACAAGCCGATGACGGTCGACGTAATCGATCCGCAAACCGTTCGTTTCAACCTGCCAGCACCGAAACCGGGCCTGCTGGTGCATTTCGCCAACTCTTACGCGCAGGGTTTTCAGCCCAAGCACTTCCTCGGTAAGTGGGATCCGGAGCTGAATCCTGATGCCGACAAGATGGCGAAAGCCGCCGGATTCGAAAACGGTCTCGAGGTATTGTCGAATTACTACGGCAACTCGGACTGGACCGACACGCCGACCCCGATGCTGCGCAGCCCCGACAAGGCGGCCAACCTGCCGGCCGATACCATGCCGACACTTGAATCACATATCCTGATTTCGGAGTCCACCGAGGGCCGTCACCTGGTGGCAAACCCGTATTTCTTCCAGGTCGATACCGCCGGTAACCAGTTGCCTTACGTCAGCGAGCAGGACGAGATTTTTGTCAACGAGGACGAGGTACGTTTGCTTAAGCTGGTTAACGCCGAGGCCGACTTCAAGGCGCAATCGCTACAGTTGTCAACTGCGCCGCTGTTGCTGGAAAACCAGGAGAAGGGCAACTACACCGTTCACCTGCGTCCCGAAGTCACGATGACAACACTCGGCATCAACATGACCCACGAGGACCTGGAGAAGCGCAAGGTGTTCGCCGATTTGCGCTTCCGCCAGGCATTGTCGGTCGCGATCAATCGTAACGAAATTAACGAGGCCGCGTTTTTCGGCATGGGTGAAGGCAAGCAATATGTTGGTTTCACCGATTCACCCCCGTTCGTTGACGATAAATGGAAGCAGTACTACGCACAGCATGATCCGAAACTGGCCAACAAGTTGCTGGATGAGATCGGTCTGAAGGATCGTGATGGCGACGGTTTCCGCGAGCTGCCCAATGGCGACAAGCTAGTCATCAACCTGCAGTTCTCGGTGCAGGGCGTTGCCGCCGCGCTAATGGAACTGGTCGGTCAGCACTGGGGTGCGGTCGGTATTCAGAGCACGGTCAAGGAAG
- a CDS encoding FAD-binding protein: protein MSQTHREKLATKFREFLALENVIDQPTSLNAYECDGLSAYRQQPLLVLLPENIEQVQQVMRVCHAQRLPVVSRGAGTSLSGGALPHAEGVVLSLAKMNRILRIDPLSRLAVVEPGVPNLAISEAVKSQGLYYAPDPSSQIACSIGGNVAENAGGVHCLKYGLTLHNILALKVVSAEGDIFEIDQRSLQVDGYDLLPLLVGSEGMLGIVVEVTVKLLPIPRCARVVMGVFDSVEKAGDSVAAIIAEGIIPAGIEMMDNPAIRAAEDFVHAGYPIEAEAILICELDGTEEEVLSQIELVENVLKQGGATETRLARDEAERLLFWSGRKAAFPAVGRISPDYYCIDGTIPRKALSAVLAGVRQLSEEYGLAVANVFHAGDGNLHPLILYDGNNEGELEKTEELGSKILQLCIHHGGTITGEHGVGVEKLGEMCVQFSETEREQFHAIRECFDPLKILNPGKAIPTLARCAEFNAMHVHKGKLPFPELDRF, encoded by the coding sequence ATGTCACAGACTCACCGAGAAAAACTTGCCACCAAATTCAGGGAGTTTCTTGCCCTCGAGAACGTGATCGATCAACCGACCTCGCTAAACGCTTATGAATGCGATGGATTAAGCGCCTATCGGCAGCAACCGCTGCTGGTGCTGCTGCCTGAGAACATCGAGCAGGTTCAGCAGGTGATGCGGGTTTGCCATGCGCAACGTTTGCCGGTGGTCAGCCGCGGGGCCGGAACCAGCTTGTCCGGCGGTGCGCTGCCGCATGCCGAAGGTGTCGTGCTCAGCCTGGCCAAAATGAATCGAATACTCAGGATCGATCCGTTATCGCGCCTCGCCGTGGTTGAGCCCGGGGTGCCGAACCTGGCGATTTCCGAAGCGGTTAAGTCACAGGGTCTTTACTATGCGCCGGACCCATCGTCGCAGATAGCCTGTTCCATCGGCGGGAATGTCGCCGAAAATGCGGGTGGCGTTCACTGTCTGAAATATGGCCTGACACTGCACAATATTCTCGCGCTCAAGGTCGTCAGTGCCGAGGGCGACATATTCGAAATCGATCAACGCTCGCTGCAGGTCGACGGCTATGACCTTTTGCCGTTGCTGGTGGGCTCCGAGGGTATGCTCGGCATCGTGGTTGAAGTCACGGTCAAGCTGTTGCCCATTCCGCGCTGTGCGCGCGTCGTCATGGGCGTATTCGACTCGGTCGAAAAGGCGGGCGATAGCGTTGCAGCCATTATCGCCGAAGGCATTATTCCAGCCGGGATTGAAATGATGGATAACCCGGCCATTCGGGCCGCGGAAGACTTTGTGCATGCGGGCTATCCGATCGAAGCGGAAGCGATACTGATTTGCGAGCTCGATGGCACCGAGGAAGAAGTGCTGTCTCAAATCGAACTGGTCGAAAACGTGCTTAAACAGGGCGGTGCGACCGAAACCCGTCTCGCCCGGGATGAAGCCGAGCGCCTGCTGTTCTGGTCCGGGCGCAAGGCGGCATTTCCGGCTGTCGGTCGAATCTCCCCGGATTACTACTGTATCGATGGCACTATTCCACGCAAGGCACTGTCGGCGGTTCTGGCGGGGGTGCGCCAGCTGTCGGAAGAATATGGTTTGGCGGTGGCCAACGTTTTCCATGCGGGCGATGGCAACCTGCACCCGCTTATCCTGTACGATGGTAATAATGAAGGCGAGCTCGAAAAAACCGAGGAGCTCGGCAGCAAGATTCTGCAACTTTGTATTCATCATGGCGGCACGATTACCGGAGAACACGGAGTCGGCGTCGAAAAACTCGGTGAGATGTGCGTGCAGTTCAGCGAAACCGAGCGCGAACAGTTCCACGCGATTCGTGAGTGTTTCGATCCACTCAAGATTCTGAATCCGGGAAAAGCCATTCCGACGCTGGCACGTTGTGCCGAATTCAACGCAATGCATGTACACAAGGGTAAACTGCCGTTTCCAGAACTGGACCGCTTTTAA
- a CDS encoding D-amino-acid transaminase yields MTRIVYLNGDYLPANEARISIFDRAVTFADAIYEVAGVLDGKLIDFEHHMQRYFNSLAKLDIESPLDQQQILDAFRQLVELNQVDEGLVYMQVTRGVAERDFVWPEDIKPNLFMFTQPKASIENEAAETGINLASTPDIRWARRDIKSVNLLAQVLAKKAAHDAGAYEALMIDTDGYVTECGSTSFYIVKDDLILTRPLSNDILPGVTRRAVVALCNTHGLRLVESKFTLDEAKNADEALISGASTYVLPVVKIDDQAIGNGIPGELSLRLREIYIDYARASLV; encoded by the coding sequence ATGACCCGCATTGTTTACCTGAATGGCGATTACTTACCTGCGAACGAGGCCAGGATTTCGATTTTCGATCGCGCGGTCACATTCGCGGATGCGATCTACGAGGTCGCCGGCGTACTCGACGGCAAACTGATCGATTTTGAACACCACATGCAGCGTTATTTCAACTCGCTGGCGAAGCTTGACATCGAGTCACCGCTTGATCAGCAGCAAATCCTGGACGCGTTTCGTCAACTGGTCGAACTCAATCAAGTCGACGAGGGCCTGGTCTACATGCAGGTGACCCGCGGCGTCGCCGAACGCGACTTCGTCTGGCCCGAAGATATCAAGCCGAACCTGTTCATGTTTACCCAGCCAAAGGCATCCATCGAAAACGAGGCCGCCGAGACCGGGATTAACCTGGCGAGTACACCCGACATACGCTGGGCACGACGCGATATCAAGTCGGTGAACCTGCTGGCGCAGGTGCTGGCCAAGAAAGCGGCGCATGATGCCGGTGCTTACGAGGCCCTGATGATCGATACTGACGGCTACGTGACTGAATGTGGCAGCACCAGTTTTTATATCGTCAAGGACGACCTGATCCTGACGCGGCCGCTGAGCAACGATATCCTGCCGGGAGTAACGCGTCGTGCCGTGGTCGCGCTGTGCAATACCCACGGGCTCAGACTGGTGGAGAGCAAGTTTACGCTTGACGAGGCAAAAAATGCCGACGAAGCCCTGATCAGCGGTGCGTCTACTTATGTCTTGCCAGTGGTTAAAATCGACGACCAGGCAATCGGCAACGGCATCCCCGGTGAGTTGAGTCTTCGCCTGCGCGAAATTTATATCGACTATGCGCGCGCCTCGCTGGTTTGA
- the glcF gene encoding glycolate oxidase subunit GlcF produces MQTNLAPKIQQSPHAEAIDTILRKCVHCGFCNATCPTYQIRGDELDGPRGRIYQMKQFFEGEPANAQMLKHLDRCLTCRACETTCPSGVQYSHLLEIGKESIEQELPRPWWDRARRWGIVRFINSGWLFALSIRMGQAFAWMLPSTLKESVPMRQVPVERINTAHARKVLMLAGCVQPALAPNTNACASNLLNRFEIEVIEVPGNLCCGAAALHTSEPKYAMGQVKKLIDSWWPHIEAGVEAVVVTATGCGVSVKDYGRLLANDPDYANKAKTVSSLYCDLIELVGAEVEQFQAGILPAKRVAVHTPCTMQHGLGINHRVEALLAKAGYEICEVEEAHLCCGSAGTYSMLQPTMAEQLRTNKIRALSVNQPDVIATANIGCQLHLAQSNKIPVVHWIELLQTAH; encoded by the coding sequence ATGCAAACCAACCTCGCGCCAAAAATTCAACAGAGTCCTCATGCCGAGGCAATCGACACGATTTTGCGCAAGTGCGTGCACTGCGGCTTTTGCAACGCGACCTGCCCGACCTACCAGATACGAGGCGACGAACTCGATGGCCCGCGCGGCCGAATTTACCAGATGAAGCAGTTCTTCGAGGGTGAGCCCGCCAACGCACAAATGCTGAAGCACCTCGATCGCTGCCTGACCTGTCGTGCCTGCGAAACCACCTGTCCGTCGGGGGTCCAGTACAGTCACCTGCTCGAAATCGGGAAAGAATCGATCGAGCAAGAGCTGCCACGCCCCTGGTGGGATCGCGCCCGGCGCTGGGGTATCGTTCGATTCATTAACTCCGGTTGGCTGTTCGCGCTGTCGATTCGCATGGGACAGGCGTTCGCATGGATGCTGCCATCCACCCTGAAAGAGTCAGTGCCGATGCGGCAGGTGCCGGTTGAGCGGATCAATACAGCGCATGCACGCAAGGTACTGATGCTGGCAGGTTGCGTGCAACCCGCGTTGGCGCCGAATACCAATGCCTGCGCCAGCAATCTGCTCAATCGATTCGAGATAGAGGTCATCGAAGTGCCGGGTAACCTGTGCTGTGGCGCCGCGGCGTTACATACCTCGGAGCCCAAATACGCCATGGGGCAGGTTAAAAAGCTGATTGATAGCTGGTGGCCGCATATTGAAGCAGGGGTCGAGGCAGTCGTAGTGACGGCTACCGGTTGTGGGGTCAGCGTCAAGGATTATGGACGCCTGCTCGCGAACGATCCCGACTACGCGAATAAAGCCAAAACAGTCAGTTCGCTATATTGTGACCTTATCGAACTGGTCGGAGCCGAAGTCGAGCAATTCCAGGCGGGCATTTTGCCCGCAAAACGTGTCGCGGTTCATACGCCCTGTACCATGCAGCACGGCCTTGGAATCAACCACCGGGTCGAAGCCTTGCTGGCAAAGGCAGGCTATGAAATCTGCGAGGTCGAGGAGGCGCACCTGTGCTGCGGCTCGGCAGGGACTTACTCGATGCTGCAGCCCACCATGGCCGAGCAATTGCGTACCAACAAGATCAGGGCATTGTCGGTTAATCAGCCCGATGTGATCGCGACGGCAAACATCGGCTGTCAGTTGCACCTTGCCCAGAGCAATAAAATACCCGTTGTGCACTGGATAGAGTTGCTCCAAACCGCTCATTAA